A genome region from Paenibacillus sp. J23TS9 includes the following:
- a CDS encoding sulfatase: protein MSSKKHIWLITTDQMRGDALGYDNPAVITPNLDGLAREGMVFNRAYCASPVCTPSRASIFTGRYPHIHGAWNIGVSLNEDELTLCDHLKESGYRRIGVGKMHFREQCKTGFTYEAEEVSVRDRGRERDGTYYGFDEHHISEDNMIGEYLDEIGERDPDAAGRLRKDLFRSDDAAGDVWESGLPPELHQTRWISDRSIRAIEEHSPDQPLFLWSSFVDPHHPFNPPEAYSRLYEHIEIPKPAGDASDVKGRPEHLLLQKGSYWPGGGELHSWDPQHMKRLIRNYYAMITFIDEEIGRILGAWKEKGMDDELLIVFTSDHGELLGDHGLLYKGPWFYEGLTRIPMILKGPGVKKGAETDALMEHVDIVPTLLELIGRAEMPEGIQGISQRPVASGETERVRESAMTAYDAHDRGVHAKCLRTDRYKLAIFADEAYGELFDLESDPDERHNRFFDPSYLEIKHKLMEMLVHRMMRDQDPLPVRKAFW, encoded by the coding sequence ATGTCCAGTAAAAAGCATATATGGCTGATCACGACCGACCAAATGAGAGGGGATGCGCTGGGCTATGACAACCCTGCGGTCATCACGCCTAATCTGGACGGCTTGGCCCGCGAAGGAATGGTTTTTAACAGAGCTTATTGTGCAAGTCCGGTCTGCACGCCTTCCCGTGCTTCGATCTTTACCGGACGTTATCCCCATATTCATGGGGCCTGGAATATCGGGGTCTCGTTGAACGAGGATGAACTGACGCTTTGCGATCATTTGAAGGAATCCGGCTACCGCAGGATTGGGGTCGGCAAAATGCATTTCAGGGAGCAGTGTAAAACGGGTTTCACCTATGAAGCAGAGGAGGTGTCCGTCCGTGACCGGGGGAGGGAACGGGATGGTACCTATTATGGTTTTGATGAGCACCATATTTCGGAAGATAATATGATCGGCGAATATCTGGATGAAATTGGTGAACGTGATCCGGATGCGGCAGGTCGTTTGCGGAAGGATCTGTTCCGGTCCGATGATGCTGCAGGTGACGTGTGGGAGAGCGGATTGCCGCCCGAGCTTCACCAGACACGCTGGATTTCTGACAGAAGCATACGCGCAATTGAGGAGCATTCCCCGGACCAACCCTTATTTTTATGGAGCAGCTTCGTGGATCCCCATCATCCCTTTAATCCTCCAGAGGCATACAGCAGGCTGTATGAGCATATAGAAATTCCCAAACCGGCAGGGGATGCTTCAGATGTGAAGGGACGCCCGGAGCATCTGCTTCTTCAAAAAGGCAGTTACTGGCCGGGTGGCGGGGAGCTTCACTCCTGGGATCCGCAGCATATGAAGCGATTGATCCGCAATTACTATGCCATGATTACGTTTATCGACGAAGAAATCGGCAGGATTCTCGGCGCCTGGAAAGAAAAAGGAATGGACGATGAGCTTTTGATCGTCTTTACGAGCGATCATGGTGAGCTCCTCGGAGATCACGGTCTTTTGTATAAGGGGCCATGGTTCTATGAGGGACTCACACGCATCCCGATGATTCTTAAAGGACCTGGCGTGAAAAAGGGGGCCGAGACAGATGCGCTGATGGAGCATGTGGATATCGTACCCACACTGCTGGAACTGATCGGGAGAGCGGAAATGCCGGAAGGGATTCAGGGAATCTCGCAGCGGCCGGTAGCCTCAGGGGAGACTGAGCGGGTACGCGAATCCGCGATGACGGCTTATGATGCCCATGACCGTGGTGTTCACGCCAAATGCTTGCGAACCGACCGATACAAGCTGGCTATTTTTGCGGATGAAGCTTATGGAGAGCTGTTTGATCTGGAGTCTGATCCGGATGAGCGGCATAATCGTTTCTTTGATCCGTCTTATCTGGAAATAAAACATAAGCTGATGGAAATGCTCGTTCACCGAATGATGCGGGATCAGGACCCTTTGCCGGTACGTAAAGCCTTCTGGTAG
- a CDS encoding glycoside hydrolase family 2 TIM barrel-domain containing protein: protein MLELERYWENTQILEVNRQKPRAYYIPYADAESAKAGKRSRSPFYRTLNGGWKFKYYNSVHNITESFYDKDFDAANWDDLLVPSCWQTAGYDQLHYTNVNYPIPCDPPYVPDENPAGLYVRDFRIADSWSGKETYTVFEGVNSCFYVWVNGQFAGYSQGSRIPAEFDITPHIQPGINRMAVMVLKWCDGTYLEDQDLWRFSGIFRDVYLLGRDGAHVRDAFIKPELSSDLAEGVLRCELDTTGPLTLKAELRDAEGKVCTAGQVQADGQAELTLNVSDPVLWNAESPYLYELYLSDGHEMLHFPVGFRTISVENGIFTINGQAVKLKGVNRHDSHPDLGQTIPLNHMIQDLMLMKRHNINTVRTSHYPNDPRFLELCDRYGFYVVDEADLECHGLAVSGDFHQLTRDPAWEKAFVDRMERMVERDKNHASIIMWSLGNESGYGINHIAMAKWAQKRDDSRLVHYEGAAKRYEGDTDTEDLDIESEMYASPAYVGEYGADESRSKPLFLCEYSHAMGNGPGDLKEYWDMFYKYPKLMGGCVWEWNDHGIRARTTGGTEYFGYGGDFGDHPNDGNFCIDGLVSPDRVPHTGLLELKQIIAPVRIEAEDLEAGKIRVTNLYDFNGLSHLSFTWKLESEGMLVEQGVLEAVDAGPHESAVFSVPFKQSLAEGRYFLTIMVRLKEETVWAEAGYEITFAQFEIGEEQESSGKAYAWLDALRQRPVDIREDGALITVEGNDFCHVFDKVKGTWVRLSKQDVNMIQSPLGFSIWRAPTDNDRNIRHKWMEEGYHRAGMKLYACSVQNQTDHEVEIAADFSLGGYMKHPVLKGQAVWRVDGSGEVSLAVKVKVREGLPFLPRFGLQITMPQGTEEVEYFGFGPHESYVDKRHSVRIGKYLLRVNDMFEPYVMPQENGSRYGTEWASVTNELGMGLLFTGNLPFSFNASHYLPEDLDQAEHLHELVKRKETIVHLDYKMSGIGSNSCGPELLEKYRLDEKEFEFGLQLRPIFKEDE, encoded by the coding sequence ATGCTAGAGTTGGAACGATATTGGGAAAACACGCAAATCCTTGAAGTTAACCGGCAAAAACCGCGGGCATATTACATTCCATATGCGGACGCAGAATCGGCAAAAGCAGGCAAAAGATCGAGATCCCCGTTTTACCGGACGCTGAACGGCGGCTGGAAGTTCAAATATTACAACAGTGTACATAACATTACAGAATCCTTTTACGATAAAGACTTCGATGCTGCGAATTGGGATGATTTATTAGTACCATCCTGTTGGCAAACGGCGGGATACGACCAGCTTCATTATACCAATGTGAATTATCCGATTCCCTGCGATCCCCCGTATGTGCCGGATGAGAACCCGGCTGGCTTGTATGTCCGGGATTTCCGTATTGCAGATTCTTGGAGCGGGAAAGAGACTTATACGGTATTTGAGGGAGTTAATTCCTGCTTCTATGTGTGGGTGAACGGTCAATTTGCCGGCTATAGCCAGGGAAGCCGTATTCCGGCAGAATTTGATATTACCCCGCACATACAACCTGGTATAAACCGCATGGCTGTCATGGTGCTGAAATGGTGTGACGGAACCTATTTGGAGGATCAGGATTTGTGGCGCTTCTCGGGGATATTCCGTGACGTTTATTTGCTGGGACGCGATGGGGCGCATGTTCGCGATGCATTTATTAAACCGGAGCTTTCCAGTGATCTTGCCGAAGGCGTTCTCCGCTGCGAGCTGGATACGACAGGACCGCTTACACTGAAAGCGGAGCTGCGTGACGCGGAGGGAAAAGTGTGCACGGCTGGGCAGGTGCAGGCGGACGGGCAGGCTGAACTTACGCTGAACGTGTCCGACCCTGTTTTGTGGAACGCAGAGTCGCCATATCTGTATGAATTATATCTGAGCGATGGACATGAAATGCTTCATTTCCCTGTCGGTTTCCGGACGATTTCCGTGGAAAACGGCATTTTTACCATAAACGGGCAAGCGGTCAAGCTAAAAGGGGTCAATCGACATGACTCCCATCCGGACCTGGGGCAGACGATACCACTGAACCACATGATTCAGGATCTTATGCTGATGAAACGGCATAACATCAATACGGTGCGTACCTCCCATTATCCAAATGATCCCCGGTTCCTGGAATTATGCGACCGGTACGGCTTTTATGTTGTGGATGAAGCGGACCTGGAATGCCATGGACTCGCGGTATCCGGCGATTTCCATCAGCTGACGCGTGATCCGGCTTGGGAGAAGGCTTTTGTGGACCGTATGGAGCGGATGGTGGAACGGGACAAGAACCATGCCTCCATCATCATGTGGTCCCTTGGCAACGAATCAGGTTATGGCATCAACCATATCGCCATGGCGAAATGGGCACAGAAGCGGGATGATTCACGCCTTGTACATTACGAGGGAGCAGCGAAAAGATACGAAGGCGATACGGATACGGAGGACCTGGATATCGAGAGTGAAATGTATGCCTCTCCCGCATACGTAGGTGAATATGGTGCCGATGAGAGCCGCAGCAAGCCGCTGTTCCTATGCGAATACAGTCATGCAATGGGCAACGGACCAGGGGATCTCAAGGAGTATTGGGATATGTTCTACAAATATCCGAAGCTGATGGGTGGCTGTGTCTGGGAATGGAATGACCATGGTATTCGTGCAAGAACTACGGGGGGTACTGAATACTTCGGATACGGTGGTGATTTTGGAGATCATCCGAATGACGGCAATTTCTGTATAGATGGCCTGGTCTCGCCGGACCGTGTCCCTCATACCGGGTTGCTGGAGCTGAAGCAGATTATCGCACCGGTCCGAATTGAAGCAGAGGATTTGGAAGCCGGGAAAATCCGTGTGACGAACCTGTATGATTTTAACGGTTTAAGCCATCTTTCATTTACCTGGAAGCTTGAATCGGAAGGGATGCTTGTGGAACAGGGAGTGCTGGAAGCGGTTGACGCAGGACCGCATGAATCCGCTGTATTCTCAGTGCCTTTCAAGCAAAGTTTGGCCGAAGGGCGGTATTTCCTTACGATAATGGTGCGTTTGAAAGAAGAAACCGTGTGGGCAGAGGCTGGATACGAGATTACGTTTGCCCAGTTTGAAATCGGAGAGGAACAAGAGTCATCTGGAAAAGCATATGCCTGGCTGGATGCACTGAGACAGCGTCCGGTTGACATCAGGGAGGATGGAGCACTCATCACGGTGGAAGGTAATGATTTCTGCCATGTATTCGATAAGGTAAAAGGGACATGGGTCCGTCTATCGAAGCAGGATGTGAATATGATTCAGTCACCGCTTGGTTTCAGTATTTGGCGGGCTCCGACTGATAATGACCGCAACATCAGGCATAAATGGATGGAAGAGGGCTATCACCGTGCTGGAATGAAGCTGTACGCGTGCTCAGTTCAAAACCAAACGGATCATGAGGTTGAAATCGCGGCCGATTTCTCCTTGGGTGGCTATATGAAGCATCCGGTACTAAAAGGTCAGGCAGTATGGCGGGTAGACGGTTCCGGGGAAGTGTCGCTGGCGGTAAAGGTCAAAGTAAGAGAGGGACTTCCATTCCTGCCGCGATTTGGTCTCCAGATTACGATGCCGCAAGGAACTGAGGAAGTGGAATACTTCGGCTTTGGCCCTCACGAAAGCTATGTCGACAAACGGCATAGCGTACGGATCGGTAAGTACCTGCTCCGTGTGAATGACATGTTCGAGCCTTATGTGATGCCCCAGGAGAATGGATCACGATACGGGACGGAATGGGCTTCCGTTACGAATGAGCTTGGCATGGGACTGCTGTTTACGGGAAATCTTCCTTTCTCGTTCAATGCATCGCATTATTTGCCGGAGGATCTGGACCAGGCGGAACATCTGCATGAGCTGGTGAAGCGGAAAGAGACCATCGTTCATCTTGATTATAAGATGAGCGGTATCGGCTCCAATTCCTGCGGTCCAGAGCTGCTGGAGAAGTACCGGCTTGATGAGAAGGAATTTGAATTTGGGCTGCAGCTGCGTCCTATTTTCAAAGAAGACGAGTAA
- a CDS encoding VOC family protein, translated as MPAKSLHIQVIELPVKDVAKSAKWYTEVFGLGFCFPFIEGDDAAWLNLNGMALGLVEAVEVPKFEFVSSKGETKPVLTFQVDNIQELSEELGQKGIEVGEMVYKQGGGYSFQLVDPSGNLLGIWGGWPK; from the coding sequence ATGCCAGCAAAATCACTTCATATCCAGGTTATCGAATTACCCGTCAAGGACGTAGCCAAATCAGCAAAATGGTACACAGAGGTGTTCGGACTTGGCTTCTGCTTCCCTTTTATCGAAGGGGATGACGCCGCGTGGCTCAATCTGAATGGTATGGCTCTCGGACTTGTGGAAGCCGTTGAAGTCCCGAAATTTGAATTTGTCAGCTCCAAAGGCGAAACCAAGCCTGTCCTTACCTTCCAGGTGGATAACATCCAGGAGCTCAGTGAGGAGCTGGGGCAAAAAGGGATCGAGGTTGGAGAAATGGTCTACAAACAGGGCGGTGGCTATAGCTTCCAACTGGTGGATCCAAGCGGCAACCTCCTGGGAATTTGGGGCGGTTGGCCCAAGTAA
- a CDS encoding TetR/AcrR family transcriptional regulator, which translates to MNKGEITKQRIIEQARALFSKTGYDAAKTSAIAKACGISEAAMYKYFSSKKELLEASVVIDFASESSAGADFSQYGNEQLVEYYINRLITTIQENMEQFNILFTESLHHPELSDYFDRSVYRKSAEVQEMQKRMQEGTMNPIMDIFLFELGTTTSIWSILHYDRMKLGREDGKSEQFRKEVIRFVKYGVMGTGSQEAPHLR; encoded by the coding sequence GTGAACAAAGGTGAAATAACGAAGCAGCGGATTATCGAGCAGGCACGAGCCTTATTCTCAAAGACAGGTTATGATGCGGCCAAGACCAGTGCGATTGCCAAAGCCTGCGGAATATCAGAAGCCGCCATGTATAAGTATTTCAGCAGCAAAAAAGAGCTTCTCGAAGCCAGTGTGGTTATTGACTTCGCCTCTGAGTCGTCCGCTGGCGCGGACTTCAGCCAATACGGTAACGAGCAATTGGTCGAATATTACATTAACCGGCTTATAACAACCATTCAGGAAAATATGGAGCAGTTCAACATTCTGTTCACCGAATCGCTTCATCATCCGGAGCTGTCGGATTACTTCGACCGGTCGGTGTACCGTAAAAGTGCCGAGGTACAGGAGATGCAGAAACGGATGCAAGAGGGCACAATGAACCCGATTATGGATATTTTTCTGTTTGAGCTGGGAACAACGACCAGCATTTGGTCCATTCTTCATTATGATCGCATGAAGCTCGGACGTGAGGACGGGAAATCCGAGCAATTCAGGAAAGAGGTCATCCGCTTCGTCAAATATGGAGTTATGGGAACTGGCAGCCAGGAGGCACCGCATCTGCGGTAA
- a CDS encoding SDR family NAD(P)-dependent oxidoreductase yields MSTKRVAVITGGASGIGRETCLKFASKGDQVVVADFNEAGGQETVQMITDAGGEAIFVQTDVSKPEQVEALVNKAVETFGRIDVMFNNAGIGLQTPVMDLDLEKYHKTINVNQHGVTYGIIYAGRKMKELGIKGVIINTTSVFGILASPATYAYHAAKGAVNMMTKSAALELSPYGIRVVGVAPGAVDTPIISGYKASGMLDSMKAKVMGGELTKPESIANSVYLISLDEADAINGSVVMVDQGFASFK; encoded by the coding sequence ATGTCCACAAAAAGAGTTGCAGTGATCACAGGCGGCGCCAGCGGTATTGGCCGGGAAACATGTCTGAAATTTGCTTCCAAGGGAGACCAGGTTGTCGTAGCTGACTTCAACGAAGCAGGCGGTCAGGAAACCGTCCAAATGATTACAGACGCCGGCGGCGAAGCTATTTTCGTACAAACCGATGTATCCAAGCCTGAGCAGGTGGAGGCACTCGTCAACAAAGCGGTTGAAACCTTCGGCCGGATCGATGTGATGTTCAACAATGCGGGGATCGGTCTGCAAACGCCGGTTATGGATCTTGATCTGGAAAAATACCATAAAACCATCAATGTGAACCAGCATGGCGTCACTTACGGCATCATCTATGCGGGACGCAAAATGAAAGAGCTCGGCATTAAGGGCGTCATTATCAATACAACTTCTGTTTTCGGCATCCTGGCATCTCCTGCCACGTATGCATATCATGCCGCTAAAGGCGCTGTGAACATGATGACCAAATCCGCAGCACTCGAGCTTTCCCCTTACGGAATCCGCGTTGTCGGCGTCGCACCGGGTGCCGTGGATACGCCGATCATTTCAGGTTACAAGGCATCCGGCATGCTCGACAGCATGAAGGCGAAAGTTATGGGCGGCGAGCTGACCAAGCCTGAATCCATTGCCAACTCCGTGTATCTGATCTCTCTAGATGAGGCTGACGCGATTAACGGCAGTGTCGTGATGGTGGACCAAGGCTTCGCTTCTTTCAAATAA
- the greA gene encoding transcription elongation factor GreA, with the protein MSNDELILTPEGLAELKAELEDLKTVKRKELAERLKVAISYGDLKENSEYHSAKDDQAFMETRILQLEKTLTKARVIKSIDASVVSVGSYVKLDDIEFKETVEYRIVSPAEADAHNNKISYESPLGKELIGKSVGDFVSVTAPMGVIKYEVLDIRAK; encoded by the coding sequence ATGTCTAATGATGAATTAATTTTAACCCCTGAGGGTCTGGCCGAACTGAAGGCAGAGCTCGAAGATCTGAAAACTGTAAAGCGGAAAGAGCTTGCAGAACGGCTTAAAGTAGCAATCAGCTATGGTGATCTGAAGGAGAACAGTGAATACCATTCCGCCAAGGACGATCAGGCATTTATGGAGACACGAATTCTGCAGCTGGAGAAAACGCTGACCAAAGCACGGGTTATAAAAAGCATTGATGCTTCCGTCGTAAGTGTGGGCTCCTATGTAAAGCTCGATGATATTGAGTTTAAGGAAACCGTGGAATACCGGATTGTCAGTCCGGCAGAAGCTGATGCCCATAACAATAAAATTTCTTACGAAAGCCCGCTCGGCAAAGAGCTGATCGGCAAATCGGTAGGCGATTTCGTCAGCGTAACAGCACCGATGGGCGTTATCAAGTATGAAGTGCTTGATATCCGCGCCAAATAA
- a CDS encoding DinB family protein — MQLMFKYNWAVREDWFKWCEGVGEADLLQKRIGGVGGILHTLFHIIDVEWSWVRTLQGKSDFNESFDQYRSIQQVRDLEAAFRPEVETFVLDWSDSLENVEFRDISPDGRETLDTWGEVLRHMIAHEIHHIGQLSVWSREIGKQPVSANLIGRGLASASKS; from the coding sequence TTGCAATTGATGTTTAAGTACAACTGGGCTGTGCGTGAAGATTGGTTCAAGTGGTGTGAGGGAGTCGGCGAAGCCGATCTTCTGCAAAAGCGCATAGGTGGCGTCGGCGGGATTCTGCACACGCTGTTTCACATTATTGATGTGGAATGGAGCTGGGTTCGGACATTGCAAGGAAAAAGCGACTTTAATGAAAGCTTCGATCAATACCGGAGCATTCAGCAGGTTCGTGATCTGGAAGCTGCATTCCGTCCTGAGGTGGAAACATTCGTCTTGGATTGGAGTGACAGCTTGGAGAACGTAGAGTTTCGCGACATTAGCCCTGATGGCAGGGAAACGCTGGATACATGGGGAGAGGTCTTGCGTCATATGATAGCCCATGAAATCCACCATATCGGGCAGCTGTCCGTATGGTCACGGGAGATCGGAAAGCAGCCTGTCTCTGCCAATTTAATTGGACGGGGTTTGGCTTCTGCAAGCAAGAGCTGA
- a CDS encoding MarR family winged helix-turn-helix transcriptional regulator, which produces MDAPLHLIEYEIALLVRLTTAHSPKLGSLDRSEYLLLSELEKYSPLAINALAEHLLLNLSTASRQVAVLEGKNYIRRFPDTNNGRISLLEITPEGLDILHKVQQARFDVYAEVLQNWSPEELDQLKTGLTRLNRDFKAWRK; this is translated from the coding sequence ATGGATGCTCCGCTTCATTTGATTGAATATGAAATTGCTTTACTGGTACGTCTTACAACTGCTCATAGTCCAAAGCTCGGAAGCTTGGACCGTTCGGAATATCTTTTGCTAAGTGAGCTGGAAAAATACAGCCCCCTTGCGATTAATGCTCTTGCGGAGCATTTGTTGCTGAATCTCTCGACGGCGAGCCGGCAGGTTGCTGTACTTGAAGGGAAAAATTACATCAGACGTTTTCCGGATACGAATAACGGCAGAATCAGCCTATTAGAGATCACTCCGGAGGGATTGGATATCCTGCATAAGGTCCAACAAGCTCGTTTTGACGTCTACGCCGAGGTGCTCCAGAATTGGTCGCCCGAGGAGCTGGATCAGCTGAAGACCGGTCTTACGCGCCTGAACCGAGATTTTAAAGCATGGCGCAAGTGA
- a CDS encoding MFS transporter: protein MKTQSGRLAAISETMKMPLPKYLMISILTIFAIGPQYFINLSYIMNQVIIQNGLNLSSSDLLLPSTLSNIAFSFGVPLGPVLSRKLGVRKTYLMFVTVFLLGSAINVISGDTVSLTLGRIIQGLSSGFLFLTILPVSLKSFPNKIRNYFLLMVITGLFGASAVGAIFGSVSLSADTWRWLFILNIVSALLCLIVGFTGLPRDEEENHDAQPVNKFNVFLLTALMLMLTVPLCNLMQKGFTSLYVWPFLIAALVLLILFIVFDLKAKTPVVPFRTLKAAKPVSGTVMAIASHICLIFAIAGINGFLRNNLDLPYRYLVHFYIWFFVGILVTAVLKTLLYDRLGAGILGFIGSLAVICVSLQWRTMGPEVSLNLLYFQIALLGAGVSMVLVGGALGTALAGDIHQASMRSVTLHSIRNFAGAIITPVLGWYLTRLNAMNYEEIRGRLGQFSGEAKSEITQLTRGLMSEGLPAAKAQSMASYELIVHTKRAAILGAYHNLFTIMACVGVIMLLASVGKIVTGKGRSLVQKEKRLMMPKSENTELHPSITHSTK, encoded by the coding sequence ATGAAAACACAATCTGGCCGTTTAGCTGCCATATCCGAAACGATGAAAATGCCGCTGCCCAAATATCTGATGATATCCATCTTGACGATATTTGCCATTGGCCCGCAGTATTTTATCAACTTATCTTACATTATGAATCAGGTCATTATTCAAAACGGCTTGAACCTCAGCTCGAGCGACTTGCTGCTCCCCTCCACCTTGTCCAATATAGCTTTTTCATTTGGCGTACCGCTCGGTCCGGTGTTATCCCGAAAGCTCGGTGTGAGAAAAACCTATCTCATGTTCGTAACCGTCTTTTTATTGGGGTCAGCTATCAATGTCATATCCGGGGATACGGTCTCTTTAACCTTGGGGAGAATCATTCAGGGATTGAGCTCAGGTTTTCTGTTCCTGACCATTCTGCCTGTCAGCTTAAAGTCATTCCCGAATAAAATCCGTAATTATTTCCTGCTGATGGTGATTACCGGATTATTCGGCGCAAGTGCGGTTGGTGCCATATTTGGCTCCGTATCACTTAGCGCGGATACATGGCGCTGGCTCTTTATATTGAACATCGTGTCGGCGCTGCTATGTCTGATCGTTGGATTTACCGGTTTGCCAAGAGACGAAGAGGAGAATCATGATGCGCAGCCGGTGAATAAGTTTAACGTATTTCTGCTGACTGCACTCATGCTGATGCTGACGGTTCCGCTCTGCAATCTGATGCAAAAGGGCTTTACATCCCTTTACGTATGGCCATTCTTGATTGCTGCACTGGTACTTCTGATACTGTTTATTGTGTTTGATTTGAAGGCGAAGACGCCGGTCGTTCCGTTCCGGACATTAAAGGCGGCCAAGCCGGTGTCAGGAACCGTAATGGCGATCGCCTCGCATATCTGCCTGATCTTCGCCATAGCCGGAATCAACGGATTTCTGCGGAATAACCTGGATCTGCCTTACCGGTATCTCGTGCACTTTTACATCTGGTTTTTTGTTGGGATTCTCGTGACGGCTGTCCTCAAAACATTGCTGTATGACCGTCTGGGTGCCGGTATTCTGGGCTTTATCGGCTCATTGGCCGTCATCTGCGTCAGCTTGCAGTGGAGAACCATGGGACCGGAGGTTTCGCTGAACCTGCTGTATTTCCAAATCGCCCTTCTGGGGGCGGGTGTGAGTATGGTGCTGGTTGGCGGAGCGCTGGGAACCGCCCTTGCGGGGGATATTCACCAGGCCTCGATGAGATCCGTGACGCTGCACTCCATTCGTAATTTTGCGGGCGCCATTATTACGCCTGTGCTTGGCTGGTATCTGACCCGGCTAAATGCGATGAATTATGAGGAGATCCGCGGCCGACTCGGCCAGTTCAGCGGTGAAGCCAAATCAGAGATTACCCAGTTAACCCGAGGACTAATGAGTGAGGGCCTGCCAGCAGCCAAAGCACAAAGCATGGCATCTTATGAATTGATTGTTCATACCAAAAGAGCGGCGATCCTGGGTGCATACCACAATCTGTTTACGATCATGGCCTGTGTGGGTGTTATTATGCTGCTTGCATCAGTCGGAAAAATAGTGACGGGGAAAGGCAGATCGCTGGTCCAAAAAGAGAAGAGATTAATGATGCCGAAATCTGAAAATACAGAGCTGCATCCAAGTATAACCCATTCTACAAAGTGA
- a CDS encoding HlyD family secretion protein — translation MNRSRLIIANIIGVLVICFFIAAGAYFYYENSNFIKTEDAVVQADMMPLVSPVQGVLTSWNIQDGTDVSDKNIVGGVSDGTKVVPVSSRMNGKIIKNDARVNQLVQAGQVLAQEADMDHMYVVANIKETQLKDIKVGQSVDILVDGDSGTKFEGVVKEIGYATNSVFSVLPQQSSTGSYTKVTQKIPVKISINQVSTKVLPGMNAEVKISL, via the coding sequence ATAAACCGCAGTCGCTTGATCATTGCCAACATCATAGGGGTGCTGGTGATCTGCTTTTTTATTGCCGCCGGCGCTTACTTTTACTATGAAAATTCTAATTTTATAAAAACAGAGGATGCTGTCGTTCAGGCGGATATGATGCCGCTCGTCTCCCCGGTTCAGGGTGTTTTGACCAGCTGGAATATTCAGGATGGGACCGATGTGAGCGATAAAAATATCGTCGGCGGCGTTTCGGACGGGACCAAGGTTGTTCCCGTGAGTTCCCGCATGAATGGTAAAATCATTAAAAATGATGCCCGCGTGAATCAGCTGGTGCAGGCTGGGCAGGTGCTCGCACAAGAAGCGGATATGGATCATATGTATGTTGTGGCGAACATCAAAGAAACCCAGCTGAAAGACATTAAGGTCGGACAGAGTGTTGATATCTTGGTAGACGGTGATTCCGGAACCAAATTTGAGGGTGTCGTGAAGGAGATCGGATATGCGACCAACTCCGTATTTTCTGTCCTTCCACAGCAGAGTTCTACTGGCAGCTACACCAAAGTGACGCAGAAGATTCCGGTCAAGATTTCGATCAATCAGGTTTCTACCAAAGTGCTGCCGGGCATGAATGCTGAAGTGAAGATATCTCTGTAA
- a CDS encoding DUF1273 domain-containing protein, with product MKNVLVTGYRAHELNIFGQKHPGIVYIRKAITAKLVQLAEEGLEWVISPGQYGVDLWACEAAIAMKKQYPHLKIAIITAFEHPEENWKEDKKEYYSQILEGIDFYETVSRQPYDGPWQFKARDDLLFRKTDGMILVYDEETGEGSSARFYKERALKKQQEEEYGFISISTEDIQNLADEEASGWSDEGMDIS from the coding sequence ATGAAAAATGTGCTGGTGACAGGCTATCGCGCGCATGAGCTGAATATTTTCGGCCAGAAGCATCCGGGGATCGTTTATATCCGAAAGGCCATTACCGCAAAGTTGGTTCAGCTTGCCGAGGAGGGGCTGGAATGGGTGATTTCGCCGGGTCAGTACGGGGTAGACTTATGGGCTTGTGAAGCGGCCATTGCCATGAAAAAACAATATCCTCATCTTAAAATTGCGATTATAACGGCTTTTGAGCATCCTGAAGAAAACTGGAAAGAGGACAAGAAGGAGTACTATAGCCAGATTTTGGAGGGAATTGATTTCTACGAGACGGTCAGCCGTCAGCCTTACGACGGCCCTTGGCAATTCAAGGCCAGAGATGATCTGTTGTTCCGCAAAACGGACGGTATGATTCTCGTTTATGACGAGGAGACAGGCGAAGGCAGCAGTGCGCGCTTTTACAAGGAAAGAGCCTTGAAAAAGCAGCAGGAGGAAGAATACGGCTTTATAAGCATCAGCACCGAGGATATTCAAAACCTGGCGGATGAGGAAGCATCCGGCTGGAGTGACGAGGGAATGGATATCAGCTGA